One window of the Trifolium pratense cultivar HEN17-A07 linkage group LG2, ARS_RC_1.1, whole genome shotgun sequence genome contains the following:
- the LOC123911346 gene encoding putative glucuronosyltransferase PGSIP8: MGYNAKSLIKWFVIFSLTPYYIEATSLSTERYKNAYATMMYVGTPRDYEFYVAVRVLIKSLSKLNVQADLVVIASLDVPLPWIRALEEEDGAKVLKVSNLDNPYKHQDNFDKRFKLSLNKLYAWSLVDYDRVVMLDADNLFLQNTDELFQCGQFCATFINPCVFHTGLFVLQPSTVVFNDMVNELRNGRENPDGADQGFIASYFPDLLDKPLFHPPSNGTKLEGTYRLPLGYQMDASYYYLKLRWSIPCGPNSVITFPGAPWLKPWYWWSWPVLPLGIQWHEQRRQTIGYASEMAVVFIQSAIYIGIIAMMRLARPSLSKLCFRRSDKSMNLAHNSLKLVALWCILAAYVTPYFIIPHTIHPLLGWILYFLGSFTFCSIAINVFLLPMLPVLIPWLGILGVLMVMAFPWYPDGIVRAMSVFLYAFCAAPFLWMSLVRIVAGLQLSLRRETFLPRFAECYPHSWFNKLF, translated from the exons ATGGGTTACAATGCAAAAAGTCTCATAAAATGGTTTGTGATATTTTCACTAACACCTTATTACATCGAAGCGACGTCGTTATCTACAGAGAGATACAAGAATGCATACGCGACTATGATGTATGTAGGAACACCAAGAGATTACGAATTCTACGTTGCCGTTCGTGTACTTATTAAATCGCTTTCAAAACTTAACGTTCAAGCCGATCTTGTTGTCATTGCTTCTCTTGATGTTCCTCTTCCATGGATTCGAGCTCT GGAAGAGGAAGATGGTGCAAAAGTCCTAAAGGTGTCAAACTTGGACAATCCCTACAAGCATCAAGAtaattttgacaagagatttaAGTTATCGCTTAATAAACTCTATGCGTGGAGCTTAGTGGACTATGACAGGGTTGTCATGCTAGACGCTGACAACCTCTTTCTTCAAAATACTGATGAATTGTTTCAATGTGGACAATTCTGTGCTACCTTTATCAATCCTTGTGTCTTCCATACTGGTCTCTTCGTCTTGCAG CCATCAACAGTGGTGTTCAACGACATGGTTAATGAATTACGAAATGGTAGAGAAAATCCAGATGGTGCTGACCAAGGTTTTATAGCTAGCTACTTTCCTGATTTGCTTGATAAGCCACTGTTTCACCCTCCTTCAAATGGCACCAAGCTTGAGGGAACATATAGGCTTCCTTTAGGTTATCAGATGGATGCTTCTTACTACT ATCTTAAACTTCGCTGGAGCATACCCTGTGGACCAAATAGTGTGATCACATTCCCCGGGGCACCATGGTTGAAGCCATGGTATTGGTGGTCTTGGCCTGTCCTGCCACTAGGCATCCAGTGGCATGAACAACGTCGCCAAACTATAGG GTATGCTTCGGAGATGGCCGTGGTATTTATCCAATCTGCAATATATATAGGAATAATAGCAATGATGCGTTTGGCAAGGCCAAGTCTCTCAAAGTTATGTTTTAGGCGTTCTGATAAGAGCATGAACTTGGCGCACAACAGTCTCAAATTAGTAGCACTGTGGTGCATACTTGCTGCTTACGTAACACCGTACTTTATCATTCCTCACACAATTCACCCTCTACTTGGCTGGATCCTGTATTTTCTTGGTTCTTTTACATTTTGTTCGATTGCAATTAATGTCTTTCTACTACCAATGCTGCCAGTTTTGATACCTTGGCTTGGGATTCTTGGGGTCCTAATGGTTATGGCATTTCCTTGGTATCCTGATGGAATAGTAAGAGCTATGTCTGTGTTTTTATATGCCTTCTGTGCTGCTCCATTTTTGTGGATGTCTTTGGTGAGGATTGTGGCAGGTCTTCAATTATCTCTACGAAGGGAAACTTTTCTTCCAAGATTTGCAGAATGTTATCCACATTCTTGGTTTAACAAGTTATTTTGA